A single region of the Salvia miltiorrhiza cultivar Shanhuang (shh) chromosome 8, IMPLAD_Smil_shh, whole genome shotgun sequence genome encodes:
- the LOC131001956 gene encoding uncharacterized protein LOC131001956: MPPEQLPWDRRDFRKHERSGSDPRFGGGGFGGGGPHRWREQNHHPHAPPPHPTPYHHGHSQNHQQQRWYSDFRSSRPIPPGHGKQGGGWHMYPDDAGHGFMPFGSRYGDRNLEDDNFRPFTNRGDGRYFRNSRENRGGSFNQRDWKSTSWEPAASSSASGPGRPTSEVNTQKSVENTETCHDNNNKSNGSCHPPPDPLPSQSPPPVKENNEKNEDGADELASSDQKSEKEENGLGSIDWKPLKWSRSGSLSSRGSGLSHSSSSKSMGVDSEIVVDAQRKNVTPVQSPAAVCVVPAAPAVSDETSSRKKPRLGWGEGLAKYEKKKVGPEEVATKDGLTVSVSDTEVMQLPSVNLLDKSPRVASFSDCTESATPTSVACSSSPGIEEKESVKAANIDHDTANRSCSPSAMSHAQYDGPAFNLENLELASIANLSSLINELLQSDEPSSAETGYARTTSMNKLLVWKVNILKAIEVTESEIDSLETELRSLVANGPHPSDSSFLPGECQLKPCEERLDGSSFTIGPGTLRVDSSGAMNFENVPAALEDGHVALKDEEIDSPGSATSKLIEMLPSGEDTFPSEPQHCVEGNKRLEFDNFCSLEKCLEDGSGNQDETCCTDDHKLIETSRCDLACGGDTHSDIDHIYDSILSSNKNSVNNAMEELNKLLPAQKSFLDLSALLSASSLPSDPLVIKEKFLKKKRSLKFREKIVTLKFKVFQHFWKEGRVVSIRKLRGKSHKKFDLSHTGFKKYRSTNRARISYSGGCPRTVPAEEVIEYTNRLLSESPFKPCRTALKMPALILDKEIRMSRFISNNALVEDPCSVEKEKSMINPWTAEERELFIDKLAIFGKNFAKIASFLEHKTIADCIEFYYKNHKSESFERARKKPDFAKQKKSQSSTYLVAGGKRWNREVNAASLDMLGEASIIVASVNDGIESQQRSSSRIFFGASSSHKVPRGEDAPLQRSNSLDMYNNETVAADVLAGICGSLSSEAMSSCITSSVDLIDGYQDRKCQRVGSCVKRPVTPDVTQNIDDALMRAAGRWILLIGLMRRNPSLFRPFHLMARILQ; encoded by the exons ATGCCGCCGGAGCAATTGCCGTGGGATCGAAGGGATTTCAGGAAGCACGAGAGATCCGGCTCCGACCCGCGCTTTGGTGGCGGGGGATTCGGCGGCGGCGGTCCTCACAGATGGCGGGAGCAGAACCACCACCCGCACGCGCCACCGCCGCACCCCACGCCCTACCACCACGGCCACAGCCAGAACCACCAGCAGCAGCGCTGGTATTCGGACTTCCGCTCCTCGCGCCCTATCCCACCTG GTCATGGTAAGCAGGGTGGTGGTTGGCACATGTATCCTGATGATGCTGGTCATGGGTTTATGCCTTTCGGGTCTAGGTATGGTGACAGGAACCTAGAAGATGATAATTTTCGACCTTTTACAAACCGTGGAGATGGAAGGTATTTTAGAAATAGCAGGGAAAATAGAGGAGGATCGTTTAACCAGAGAGACTGGAAATCTACGTCTTGGGAACCTGCTGCATCGTCCAGTGCCAGTGGTCCTGGGAGACCCACCTCTGAGGTTAATACTCAGAAGTCTGTAGAGAATACTGAGACATGTCATGATAATAACAATAAGAGTAACGGATCTTGTCATCCTCCTCCTGATCCCTTACCAAGTCAATCTCCGCCCCCTGTGAAAGAGAACAATGAGAAGAATGAAGATGGTGCTGATGAGCTGGCTAGCTCGGATCAGAAATCTGAGAAAGAAGAAAATGGCCTGGGATCGATAGATTGGAAGCCACTTAAATGGAGCCGGTCTGGAAGCCTGTCTTCAAGGGGCTCTGGTTTGAGCCATTCAAGTAGCTCCAAGAGTATGGGGGTGGACTCTGAGATAGTGGTTGATGCTCAGCGGAAGAATGTGACACCTGTTCAGTCTCCGGCTGCTGTTTGTGTTGTGCCCGCAGCTCCTGCTGTTTCTGATGAGACCAGTTCCAGGAAGAAGCCACGTCTTGGCTGGGGTGAGGGTCTTGCAAAATATGAAAAGAAGAAAGTTGGCCCTGAAGAGGTTGCAACAAAAGATGGACTGACAGTTAGTGTGAGTGATACAGAAGTCATGCAGTTGCCTTCCGTCAACCTGCTTGATAAGAGTCCAAGAGTTGCAAGCTTTTCGGATTGTACTGAATCTGCCACTCCCACTTCGGTTGCCTGTAGTTCTTCGCCAG GTATTGAGGAGAAAGAGTCTGTGAAGGCTGCTAATATTGATCATGATACTGCAAATCGGAGCTGTTCACCAAGTGCCATGTCCCATGCTCAGTACGACGGACCAGCTTTTAATTTGGAAAACTTGGAGCTTGCATCTATTGCCAATTTGAGCTCTTTGATAAATGAATTGCTACAATCTGATGAACCAAGTTCTGCGGAAACTGGTTATGCACGAACCACCTCAATGAATAAGTTGCTTGTATGGAAAGTTAACATACTAAAAGCAATTGAGGTGACTGAATCAGAAATTGATTCgcttgaaactgaactgaggtcACTGGTAGCCAATGGTCCTCATCCATCTGATTCCAGCTTTCTACCAGGGGAATGCCAATTAAAACCTTGTGAAGAGAGACTCGATGGTTCTAGTTTCACTATTGGACCTGGCACATTGCGAGTTGATTCTTCTGGAGCAATGAATTTCGAAAATGTACCTGCTGCATTGGAGGATGGCCATGTGGCTTTGAAAGATGAGGAAATTGACAGTCCAGGTAGTGCTACATCTAAATTGATTGAGATGCTGCCTTCTGGGGAAGATACCTTTCCTTCTGAGCCACAACATTGTGTTGAAGGTAACAAGAGATTGGAGTTTGACAATTTTTGTAGCTTGGAGAAATGCTTGGAGGATGGTAGTGGAAATCAGGATGAAACTTGTTGTACTGACGACCATAAACTTATTGAGACTAGTCGCTGTGATCTTGCCTGTGGTGGTGATACACATTCTGATATAGATCATATTTATGACTCTATATTGTCTTCAAATAAAAATTCTGTAAATAATGCGATGGAGGAGTTGAATAAGTTATTGCCCGCACAGAAGAGTTTTCTTGATTTGTCTGCCTTACTAAGTGCCTCTTCTTTACCAAGTGACCCCTTGGTAATTAAGGAGaagtttttaaagaaaaaaaggtcTCTCAAATTCAGGGAGAAGATTGTCACCCTCAAATTTAAGGTATTTCAGCATTTCTGGAAGGAAGGTCGTGTAGTTTCGATAAGGAAACTTCGAGGAAAGTCTCACAAGAAGTTTGATCTAAGTCATACTGGTTTTAAAAAGTATCGTTCTACCAATCGTGCTCGAATTTCTTATTCTG GTGGGTGTCCCAGAACAGTTCCTGCAGAAGAAGTAATCGAGTACACTAACAGGCTGCTTTCAGAATCACCATTCAAGCCGTGTCGGACTGCTTTAAAGATGCCAGCTTTGATTTTGGACAAGGAGATACGGATGTCAAGGTTTATTAGTAATAATGCGCTGGTTGAAGATCCTTGTTCTGTTGAAAAAGAAAAGTCTATGATCAATCCATGGACTGCTGAAGAAAGGGAACTTTTCATCGACAAGCTTGCTATTTTTGGGAAAAACTTTGCGAAGATTGCATCTTTTCTAGAACATAAAACAATAGCCGATTGCATAGAGTTCTACTACAAGAATCACAAGTCGGAAAGCTTTGAGAGAGCTAGGAAAAAGCCAGACTTTGCAAAGCAAAAGAAGTCTCAATCTAGCACCTACTTGGTTGCAGGTGGCAAAAGATGGAATCGTGAAGTGAATGCTGCTTCTCTTGATATGCTTGGTGAAGCTTCCATAATTGTAGCTAGTGTCAATGATGGCATAGAAAGTCAGCAGAGAAGTTCATCTAGGATCTTTTTTGGTGCATCTAGTTCTCACAAAGTGCCGAGGGGTGAAGATGCTCCATTGCAGAGATCGAACAGTCTGGATATGTACAACAATGAAACTGTGGCTGCTGATGTGTTGGCTGGTATATGTGGTTCCTTATCCTCTGAGGCTATGAGTTCCTGCATCACGAGTTCCGTTGACCTTATCGATGGGTATCAGGACAGGAAATGCCAGAGAGTTGGTTCCTGTGTGAAGCGCCCTGTGACCCCTGACGTTACACAAAATATCGATGATGCTCTGATGAGAGCTGCGGGGAGATGGATCCTACTGATTGGACTGATGAGGAGAAATCCTTCTTTATTCAGGCCGTTTCATCTTATGGCAAGGATTTTACAATGA
- the LOC131001957 gene encoding RNA pseudouridine synthase 5 isoform X5, producing the protein MRLPGAELVYHRLPWKEPDAPYLLEILYEDNDVIALNKPSGLQVLPGGLFQQRTVLTQLQRHAGNLEVSGCQEPHPVPAHRLGRGTSGVLLCAKTKLAKCRLAAFFADGTSVVGVSRNNDPLQKTTRSITKLYRALASGVILEDEVVIDHPIGLVKYPGVAQGLYVASPSGKPALSKVTVLERNERSNSTLVQVEIKSGRPHQIRIHLSFIGHPLVDDPLYGTDGQPKYTDHEIINESFGQDGGYERPEKPVPGDCGYHLHAHRIAFAHPATNEIIDIIAPLPHILRLLGESSKAEEGM; encoded by the exons ATGCGATTACCAG GTGCTGAATTGGTTTATCATCGGCTTCCTTGGAAAGAGCCTGATGCTCCATACTTGCTGGAAATTCTATACGAAGACAATGATGTG ATTGCTCTTAATAAACCCTCGGGATTACAAGTTCTACCGGGAGGATTGTTCCAGCAGCGAACTGTCTTGACACAACTCCAACGGCATGCAGGCAATCTGGAGGTATCAGGATGTCAAGAGCCCCATCCTGTTCCAGCTCATCGGCTTGGAAGGGGCACATCAG GAGTACTACTTTGTGCCAAAACAAAGCTCGCGAAGTGTCGTCTTGCAGCATTTTTTGCTGATGGGACATCAGTGGTTGGGGTATCTAG GAACAATGATCCTCTACAGAAAACAACAAGGAGTATAACAAAACTATATCGAGCCCTAGCAAGTGGAGTGATCCTTGAGGATGAG GTTGTGATTGATCATCCCATTGGTCTAGTTAAGTATCCTGGTGTAGCCCAGGGGTTGTATGTAGCCTCTCCTTCAG GGAAACCAGCCTTGAGCAAAGTAACAGTTCTGGAAAGGAATGAGCGGAGCAATTCCACATTAGTCCAG GTTGAAATCAAATCTGGGAGACCTCACCAAATCCGCATCCATCTTTCTTTCATTGGGCATCCTCTGGTCG ATGATCCTCTTTATGGCACGGATGGGCAACCGAAGTATACAGATCATGAAATCATCAATGAAAGTTTTGGTCAAGATGG AGGTTATGAGAGGCCTGAAAAACCCGTTCCTGGTGATTGTGGCTACCATTTACATGCTCATCGCATAGCTTTTGCCCATCCTGCAACAAATGAG ATAATTGACATCATTGCTCCTCTCCCACATATTCTACGGCTGCTAGGAGAATCATCTAAAGCAGAAGAGGGTATGTAA
- the LOC131001957 gene encoding RNA pseudouridine synthase 5 isoform X2, with amino-acid sequence MVAFGEPWPEFNAGICYRDLIRRSDSGATLIEFYSRRYKSSAPLHGWLQRIHNKQITIDGCVVTDPDAITREGAELVYHRLPWKEPDAPYLLEILYEDNDVIALNKPSGLQVLPGGLFQQRTVLTQLQRHAGNLEVSGCQEPHPVPAHRLGRGTSGVLLCAKTKLAKCRLAAFFADGTSVVGVSRNNDPLQKTTRSITKLYRALASGVILEDEVVIDHPIGLVKYPGVAQGLYVASPSGKPALSKVTVLERNERSNSTLVQVEIKSGRPHQIRIHLSFIGHPLVDDPLYGTDGQPKYTDHEIINESFGQDGGYERPEKPVPGDCGYHLHAHRIAFAHPATNEQISWFCR; translated from the exons ATGGTGGCATTCGGCGAGCCGTGGCCGGAATTTAACGCCGGAATATGTTACCGCGACCTGATCCGCCGCTCCGACTCCG GCGCGACGCTGATTGAGTTCTACTCGAGAAGATACAAAAGTTCAGCACCGTTACACGG CTGGCTGCAGAGAATTCACAATAAGCAGATTACAATTGATGGTTGTGTAGTGACTGATCCTGATGCGATTACCAG GGAAGGTGCTGAATTGGTTTATCATCGGCTTCCTTGGAAAGAGCCTGATGCTCCATACTTGCTGGAAATTCTATACGAAGACAATGATGTG ATTGCTCTTAATAAACCCTCGGGATTACAAGTTCTACCGGGAGGATTGTTCCAGCAGCGAACTGTCTTGACACAACTCCAACGGCATGCAGGCAATCTGGAGGTATCAGGATGTCAAGAGCCCCATCCTGTTCCAGCTCATCGGCTTGGAAGGGGCACATCAG GAGTACTACTTTGTGCCAAAACAAAGCTCGCGAAGTGTCGTCTTGCAGCATTTTTTGCTGATGGGACATCAGTGGTTGGGGTATCTAG GAACAATGATCCTCTACAGAAAACAACAAGGAGTATAACAAAACTATATCGAGCCCTAGCAAGTGGAGTGATCCTTGAGGATGAG GTTGTGATTGATCATCCCATTGGTCTAGTTAAGTATCCTGGTGTAGCCCAGGGGTTGTATGTAGCCTCTCCTTCAG GGAAACCAGCCTTGAGCAAAGTAACAGTTCTGGAAAGGAATGAGCGGAGCAATTCCACATTAGTCCAG GTTGAAATCAAATCTGGGAGACCTCACCAAATCCGCATCCATCTTTCTTTCATTGGGCATCCTCTGGTCG ATGATCCTCTTTATGGCACGGATGGGCAACCGAAGTATACAGATCATGAAATCATCAATGAAAGTTTTGGTCAAGATGG AGGTTATGAGAGGCCTGAAAAACCCGTTCCTGGTGATTGTGGCTACCATTTACATGCTCATCGCATAGCTTTTGCCCATCCTGCAACAAATGAG CAAATCTCTTGGTTTTGCAGATAA
- the LOC131001957 gene encoding RNA pseudouridine synthase 5 isoform X3, producing MVAFGEPWPEFNAGICYRDLIRRSDSGATLIEFYSRRYKSSAPLHGWLQRIHNKQITIDGCVVTDPDAITREGAELVYHRLPWKEPDAPYLLEILYEDNDVIALNKPSGLQVLPGGLFQQRTVLTQLQRHAGNLEVSGCQEPHPVPAHRLGRGTSGVLLCAKTKLAKCRLAAFFADGTSVVGVSRNNDPLQKTTRSITKLYRALASGVILEDEVVIDHPIGLVKYPGVAQGLYVASPSGKPALSKVTVLERNERSNSTLVQVEIKSGRPHQIRIHLSFIGHPLMILFMARMGNRSIQIMKSSMKVLVKMEVMRGLKNPFLVIVATIYMLIA from the exons ATGGTGGCATTCGGCGAGCCGTGGCCGGAATTTAACGCCGGAATATGTTACCGCGACCTGATCCGCCGCTCCGACTCCG GCGCGACGCTGATTGAGTTCTACTCGAGAAGATACAAAAGTTCAGCACCGTTACACGG CTGGCTGCAGAGAATTCACAATAAGCAGATTACAATTGATGGTTGTGTAGTGACTGATCCTGATGCGATTACCAG GGAAGGTGCTGAATTGGTTTATCATCGGCTTCCTTGGAAAGAGCCTGATGCTCCATACTTGCTGGAAATTCTATACGAAGACAATGATGTG ATTGCTCTTAATAAACCCTCGGGATTACAAGTTCTACCGGGAGGATTGTTCCAGCAGCGAACTGTCTTGACACAACTCCAACGGCATGCAGGCAATCTGGAGGTATCAGGATGTCAAGAGCCCCATCCTGTTCCAGCTCATCGGCTTGGAAGGGGCACATCAG GAGTACTACTTTGTGCCAAAACAAAGCTCGCGAAGTGTCGTCTTGCAGCATTTTTTGCTGATGGGACATCAGTGGTTGGGGTATCTAG GAACAATGATCCTCTACAGAAAACAACAAGGAGTATAACAAAACTATATCGAGCCCTAGCAAGTGGAGTGATCCTTGAGGATGAG GTTGTGATTGATCATCCCATTGGTCTAGTTAAGTATCCTGGTGTAGCCCAGGGGTTGTATGTAGCCTCTCCTTCAG GGAAACCAGCCTTGAGCAAAGTAACAGTTCTGGAAAGGAATGAGCGGAGCAATTCCACATTAGTCCAG GTTGAAATCAAATCTGGGAGACCTCACCAAATCCGCATCCATCTTTCTTTCATTGGGCATCCTCTG ATGATCCTCTTTATGGCACGGATGGGCAACCGAAGTATACAGATCATGAAATCATCAATGAAAGTTTTGGTCAAGATGG AGGTTATGAGAGGCCTGAAAAACCCGTTCCTGGTGATTGTGGCTACCATTTACATGCTCATCGCATAG
- the LOC131001959 gene encoding uncharacterized protein LOC131001959 codes for MEFAFGNLNGDCSPFSEESARCPFLQNISAPTSLSFSRAMAFPVPVRDRKGPIFEDGPNFDMAFKVFHGQNGVVPLSERSFIHTEKPPSESSSVQFNPLAAKAATISLSSFGHGGPFGFDAFSEMWKNSKKKSNSSKKDSSSKGGKSQHEATSNEWLHNGNCPIAKSYRAVNHVLPLVAKALQPPPGVHLKCPPAIIAARAALAKTAFAKNLRPQPLPAKVLVIGMLGMAVNVPLGIWREHTDKFSPSWFVAVHASVPFIGMLRKTVLMPKSAMAFTIAASILGQVIGSRAERLRLKAVSTETSLAGATQPTAAGVHGGHCSEVAVWKPDSLLVSSSSADVFG; via the exons ATGGAATTCGCCTTTGGGAACTTGAATGGTGACTGTTCTCCTTTTAGCGAGGAGAGTGCTAGGTGTCCGTTTTTGCAGAACATTAGCGCGCCAACTAGTTTGTCCTTCTCAAGAGCCATGGCTTTCCCTGTTCCC GTGAGGGACAGGAAAGGTCCGATTTTTGAGGATGGTCCGAATTTTGATATGGCATTCAAGGTTTTCCACGGGCAGAATGGTGTCGTTCCTCTCTCTGAAAGGTCCTTCATTCACACCGAGAAGCCTCCTTCAGAATCATCTTCAGTTCAATTCAATCCCTTGGCTGCCAAGGCAGCAACCATCAGCCTCTCCTCGTTTGGCCATGGAGGACCTTTTGGATTTGATGCGTTTTCTGAGATGTGGAAGAACTCCAAGAAGAaatcaaattcatccaaaaaggATTCTTCTTCAAAG GGAGGTAAATCGCAACACGAAGCAACGAGCAACGAATGGTTGCACAATGGCAACTGTCCCATTGCAAAGTCATACCGAGCTGTGAACCACGTCCTCCCCCTCGTAGCAAAGGCACTTCAGCCCCCTCCAGGAGTACACCTAAAGTGTCCTCCGGCAATCATCGCGGCTAGAGCTGCCCTAGCAAAAACCGCCTTTGCCAAAAACCTCCGTCCACAGCCGCTGCCTGCAAAAGTACTCGTTATTGGCATGTTGGGCATGGCAGTAAATGTACCTTTAGGTATATGGAGAGAGCACACAGACAAATTCTCGCCTTCGTGGTTTGTCGCAGTTCATGCATCCGTGCCGTTTATAGGTATGCTCAGGAAAACCGTGCTGATGCCAAAATCAGCCATGGCGTTCACCATTGCAGCATCTATTTTAGGGCAGGTGATCGGTTCGAGGGCGGAGAGGCTCCGGCTGAAGGCAGTCTCAACTGAAACTTCACTGGCCGGAGCCACTCAGCCAACTGCTGCCGGAGTTCATGGCGGCCATTGCAGTGAGGTTGCAGTTTGGAAACCGGATTCTTTGCTAGTTTCTTCTTCATCTGCTGATGTTTTCGGCTAA
- the LOC131001957 gene encoding RNA pseudouridine synthase 5 isoform X1: MVAFGEPWPEFNAGICYRDLIRRSDSGATLIEFYSRRYKSSAPLHGWLQRIHNKQITIDGCVVTDPDAITREGAELVYHRLPWKEPDAPYLLEILYEDNDVIALNKPSGLQVLPGGLFQQRTVLTQLQRHAGNLEVSGCQEPHPVPAHRLGRGTSGVLLCAKTKLAKCRLAAFFADGTSVVGVSRNNDPLQKTTRSITKLYRALASGVILEDEVVIDHPIGLVKYPGVAQGLYVASPSGKPALSKVTVLERNERSNSTLVQVEIKSGRPHQIRIHLSFIGHPLVDDPLYGTDGQPKYTDHEIINESFGQDGGYERPEKPVPGDCGYHLHAHRIAFAHPATNEIIDIIAPLPHILRLLGESSKAEEGM; the protein is encoded by the exons ATGGTGGCATTCGGCGAGCCGTGGCCGGAATTTAACGCCGGAATATGTTACCGCGACCTGATCCGCCGCTCCGACTCCG GCGCGACGCTGATTGAGTTCTACTCGAGAAGATACAAAAGTTCAGCACCGTTACACGG CTGGCTGCAGAGAATTCACAATAAGCAGATTACAATTGATGGTTGTGTAGTGACTGATCCTGATGCGATTACCAG GGAAGGTGCTGAATTGGTTTATCATCGGCTTCCTTGGAAAGAGCCTGATGCTCCATACTTGCTGGAAATTCTATACGAAGACAATGATGTG ATTGCTCTTAATAAACCCTCGGGATTACAAGTTCTACCGGGAGGATTGTTCCAGCAGCGAACTGTCTTGACACAACTCCAACGGCATGCAGGCAATCTGGAGGTATCAGGATGTCAAGAGCCCCATCCTGTTCCAGCTCATCGGCTTGGAAGGGGCACATCAG GAGTACTACTTTGTGCCAAAACAAAGCTCGCGAAGTGTCGTCTTGCAGCATTTTTTGCTGATGGGACATCAGTGGTTGGGGTATCTAG GAACAATGATCCTCTACAGAAAACAACAAGGAGTATAACAAAACTATATCGAGCCCTAGCAAGTGGAGTGATCCTTGAGGATGAG GTTGTGATTGATCATCCCATTGGTCTAGTTAAGTATCCTGGTGTAGCCCAGGGGTTGTATGTAGCCTCTCCTTCAG GGAAACCAGCCTTGAGCAAAGTAACAGTTCTGGAAAGGAATGAGCGGAGCAATTCCACATTAGTCCAG GTTGAAATCAAATCTGGGAGACCTCACCAAATCCGCATCCATCTTTCTTTCATTGGGCATCCTCTGGTCG ATGATCCTCTTTATGGCACGGATGGGCAACCGAAGTATACAGATCATGAAATCATCAATGAAAGTTTTGGTCAAGATGG AGGTTATGAGAGGCCTGAAAAACCCGTTCCTGGTGATTGTGGCTACCATTTACATGCTCATCGCATAGCTTTTGCCCATCCTGCAACAAATGAG ATAATTGACATCATTGCTCCTCTCCCACATATTCTACGGCTGCTAGGAGAATCATCTAAAGCAGAAGAGGGTATGTAA
- the LOC131001960 gene encoding uncharacterized protein LOC131001960: protein MAEKPKDAKISAPAAAASSGQLETSKAERRVWMMKCPPVVARAMQSNTHHPPPPFPSDASAGQIFAKVVVAVDPLHPSDDLSSTQFTMELAGTGDRNLPKLYSMDMSTDFVPMSVLSESSQGKPSVEGTIYHKFDMKPHSENIEDYRRLCRERTNKYMTKTRQIRVIDDDSGLRMRPMPGMFDMKTSGSTEKKAQAKGSETKRTRRDPEEMEKIMFRLFEKQPNWTLKQLVQKTDQPEQFLKDMLKLLCVYNNKGANQGTYELKPEYRTEETTNAH from the exons ATGGCGGAGAAACCCAAAGACGCCAAAATCTCAGCTCCCGCTGCGGCTGCCAGCAGCGGCCAGCTGGAGACCAGCAAGGCTGAGCGACGCGTGTGGATGATGAAGTGCCCCCCCGTCGTCGCACGCGCCATGCAGAGCAACACCCACCACCCCCCGCCGCCCTTCCCCTCCGACGCCTCCGCCGGCCAAATCTTTGCTAAAGTCGTCGTCGCCGTCGATCCACTGCACCCTAGCGACGACTTGTCATCCACGCAG TTTACTATGGAGTTGGCTGGCACTGGAGATAGAAACTTGCCGAAGCTCTACTCAATGGACATGTCCACTGATTTTGTTCCTATGTCTGTATTATCTGAGTCATCTCAAG GGAAGCCTTCTGTGGAGGGGACAATCTACCATAAATTCGACATGAAGCCTCATTCTGAAAATATTGAAGACTATAGAAGACTTTGCAGGGAGAGGACAAATAAATATATGACTAAAACCAGACAAATAAGG GTCATTGATGATGATAGTGGACTCCGTATGAGGCCCATGCCTGGAATGTTTGATATGAAGACCTCAGGGTCAACG GAGAAAAAAGCTCAAGCCAAGGGGTCGGAGACGAAAAGAACTAGAAGGGACCCTGAAGAAATGGAGAAGATCATGTTTAGGCTCTTTGAGAAACAACCAAATTGGACACTAAAACAACTTGTTCAGAAGACAGATCAGCCTGAG CAATTTCTCAAAGATATGCTCAAGCTTCTGTGCGTGTACAACAACAAGGGAGCCAACCAAGGAACCTACGAGCTTAAACCTGAATATCGGACAGAGGAGACAACCAATGCTCATTAA
- the LOC131001957 gene encoding RNA pseudouridine synthase 5 isoform X4, producing the protein MVAFGEPWPEFNAGICYRDLIRRSDSGATLIEFYSRRYKSSAPLHGWLQRIHNKQITIDGCVVTDPDAITREGAELVYHRLPWKEPDAPYLLEILYEDNDVIALNKPSGLQVLPGGLFQQRTVLTQLQRHAGNLEVSGCQEPHPVPAHRLGRGTSGVLLCAKTKLAKCRLAAFFADGTSVVGVSRNNDPLQKTTRSITKLYRALASGVILEDEVVIDHPIGLVKYPGVAQGLYVASPSGKPALSKVTVLERNERSNSTLVQVEIKSGRPHQIRIHLSFIGHPLVEVMRGLKNPFLVIVATIYMLIA; encoded by the exons ATGGTGGCATTCGGCGAGCCGTGGCCGGAATTTAACGCCGGAATATGTTACCGCGACCTGATCCGCCGCTCCGACTCCG GCGCGACGCTGATTGAGTTCTACTCGAGAAGATACAAAAGTTCAGCACCGTTACACGG CTGGCTGCAGAGAATTCACAATAAGCAGATTACAATTGATGGTTGTGTAGTGACTGATCCTGATGCGATTACCAG GGAAGGTGCTGAATTGGTTTATCATCGGCTTCCTTGGAAAGAGCCTGATGCTCCATACTTGCTGGAAATTCTATACGAAGACAATGATGTG ATTGCTCTTAATAAACCCTCGGGATTACAAGTTCTACCGGGAGGATTGTTCCAGCAGCGAACTGTCTTGACACAACTCCAACGGCATGCAGGCAATCTGGAGGTATCAGGATGTCAAGAGCCCCATCCTGTTCCAGCTCATCGGCTTGGAAGGGGCACATCAG GAGTACTACTTTGTGCCAAAACAAAGCTCGCGAAGTGTCGTCTTGCAGCATTTTTTGCTGATGGGACATCAGTGGTTGGGGTATCTAG GAACAATGATCCTCTACAGAAAACAACAAGGAGTATAACAAAACTATATCGAGCCCTAGCAAGTGGAGTGATCCTTGAGGATGAG GTTGTGATTGATCATCCCATTGGTCTAGTTAAGTATCCTGGTGTAGCCCAGGGGTTGTATGTAGCCTCTCCTTCAG GGAAACCAGCCTTGAGCAAAGTAACAGTTCTGGAAAGGAATGAGCGGAGCAATTCCACATTAGTCCAG GTTGAAATCAAATCTGGGAGACCTCACCAAATCCGCATCCATCTTTCTTTCATTGGGCATCCTCTGGTCG AGGTTATGAGAGGCCTGAAAAACCCGTTCCTGGTGATTGTGGCTACCATTTACATGCTCATCGCATAG